The following proteins are co-located in the Patescibacteria group bacterium genome:
- the ispG gene encoding flavodoxin-dependent (E)-4-hydroxy-3-methylbut-2-enyl-diphosphate synthase, which yields MQTKVVQIGKLKIGGGQPVAIQSMLCTPAHDFPAAVRQIRRLAQAGCEIFRIAVPDQVGLQTFEKIRRKFPLIPLVADIHFSAELAIAAAEFADKIRLNPGNFPPAKLAAVVKVCKKRGIPLRVGVNSGSLEKACSRGSGSPAEKLANSALQNVRKIEKLGYRNLVVSVKSSDIATTIAANRLLAQKINYPLHLGVTEAGSPKFGILKSAVALGSLLSDGIGDTIRISLTADPVAEVAAARDLLRILKLRPAIEVVSCPTCGRTEVDLIPIVRQVEKAVEKIEKTLPADRQALKIAVMGCIVNGPGEAKDADFALVGGKKSFAIYQKGKFVKSVTEARAVVEFLKLLLVRS from the coding sequence ATGCAAACTAAAGTCGTCCAAATCGGCAAACTCAAAATCGGCGGCGGACAGCCGGTCGCGATTCAGTCGATGCTCTGCACGCCCGCACACGATTTCCCTGCGGCAGTGCGACAAATTCGGCGACTCGCGCAAGCCGGTTGCGAAATTTTTCGCATCGCAGTTCCAGATCAAGTCGGCCTCCAAACTTTTGAGAAAATTCGTAGAAAATTTCCGCTGATTCCTTTGGTCGCGGACATTCATTTTTCCGCCGAGCTTGCGATCGCCGCGGCTGAATTCGCCGACAAGATTCGCCTCAATCCCGGCAATTTTCCACCTGCCAAGTTGGCTGCCGTCGTGAAAGTCTGCAAAAAGCGGGGGATTCCGCTGCGCGTCGGCGTGAATTCTGGATCACTCGAAAAAGCTTGCTCCCGCGGAAGCGGGAGTCCAGCCGAGAAACTGGCGAATTCCGCCCTGCAGAATGTGCGTAAGATCGAGAAGCTCGGCTACCGCAATTTGGTCGTCTCGGTCAAAAGTTCCGACATCGCGACGACGATTGCCGCGAATCGTCTGCTCGCGCAGAAAATAAATTACCCGCTGCACCTCGGTGTCACCGAAGCCGGTTCGCCGAAGTTCGGCATTTTGAAATCGGCAGTCGCGCTCGGCAGTTTGCTCAGCGATGGCATCGGCGACACCATCCGCATTTCACTCACGGCTGACCCAGTCGCGGAAGTCGCAGCGGCGCGAGATTTGCTGCGCATTTTGAAATTGCGCCCGGCAATCGAAGTCGTGAGTTGTCCGACCTGCGGACGCACCGAGGTCGATCTCATTCCCATCGTGCGCCAAGTCGAAAAAGCCGTCGAAAAAATTGAAAAGACTCTGCCTGCCGACAGACAAGCTTTGAAAATAGCCGTCATGGGCTGCATCGTGAATGGTCCGGGCGAAGCCAAAGACGCCGATTTCGCGCTCGTCGGTGGCAAGAAATCGTTCGCGATTTACCAAAAAGGTAAGTTTGTAAAATCAGTTACAGAGGCTCGCGCGGTGGTTGAATTCCTGAAGCTCTTGCTCGTCAGGAGTTAA
- a CDS encoding RluA family pseudouridine synthase — MKLELKTTREIRAEKFVAEKLPFLKRTFLQKLFRKREIKVAKIPLKAETKITANSVVEVFLPDPRKFFSELTGNQIIFEDKNVIAFAKRAGLTTHAGVGTHGDDLRSCAETLLNLRLTVVHRLDRATSGVVIFAKNAGTARKLEDAFRARQVFKKYFAVVAKLPRENSGEINLNLKKVGPKMEIVKIGLAAQTFWKVVRRLHNNTALLAVEITTGRTHQIRAHLAAVGMPIVGDPIYGNAQDARMLLHAGELKILDYNFSAEIPPEFYAN; from the coding sequence TTGAAGCTCGAACTCAAAACCACTCGCGAAATCCGCGCCGAAAAATTCGTCGCTGAAAAATTGCCGTTTCTGAAACGGACTTTTCTGCAGAAGCTTTTTCGCAAGCGCGAAATCAAAGTCGCGAAAATTCCACTGAAAGCCGAAACGAAAATCACTGCCAATTCCGTCGTCGAAGTTTTCCTGCCGGATCCGCGCAAATTTTTCTCTGAGCTCACGGGCAACCAGATTATTTTCGAAGACAAAAATGTGATTGCCTTCGCGAAACGGGCGGGACTCACGACACACGCGGGTGTCGGCACGCACGGCGACGATCTGCGCAGCTGCGCCGAGACTTTGCTAAATCTGCGCCTCACTGTCGTCCACCGCCTCGACCGCGCGACGAGTGGCGTGGTCATTTTCGCGAAAAATGCGGGGACCGCGCGTAAGCTCGAAGACGCTTTTCGGGCGCGCCAAGTTTTCAAAAAATACTTTGCCGTCGTCGCCAAGCTGCCGCGGGAAAATTCCGGCGAGATTAATTTGAATTTGAAAAAAGTCGGTCCCAAAATGGAAATCGTGAAAATCGGTCTGGCGGCACAGACTTTCTGGAAAGTCGTCAGACGCCTGCACAATAATACTGCTTTGCTCGCAGTCGAAATCACGACGGGGCGGACGCACCAGATTCGCGCGCACCTCGCAGCAGTGGGGATGCCGATCGTCGGTGACCCGATTTACGGCAATGCGCAAGATGCGCGTATGCTACTGCACGCGGGCGAGCTCAAAATTTTAGATTACAATTTTTCGGCGGAAATTCCACCTGAGTTCTATGCAAACTAA
- a CDS encoding SIR2 family protein — MTAHDPKQEINQLQEILCSPSKKIGFLFGAGISMKKTDGTDLIIGTDGMTSAVISEFISPQKEAIELIKTEIETDSKKFNIETLLSKISEKARAAGSEKLCGLKKIELEKLRDDIENEIREKVSVHNTSHPSHSEIEKTNHNTFAKWIKNADREFPVEIFTTNYDYLLELALEKQQIPYFDGFVGSYKAFFCPEWIEADSPVKDWAKLWKLHGSLGWEQNEVKEIVRTSGVSGKAMIYPSFLKYDHSKKQPYLSYMDRLSYFLRQEDSVLFICGYSFGDEHINEIILTSLTRSRSSHVFIFKNSELAEKDFLSTEIAQKNSKVSVYAKRSAVIGCKFGDWRLASREDQLDFYKEDKPTTAKDWDGGGELSLGDFKEFAAFLSEFYRKHNAQK, encoded by the coding sequence ATGACTGCACATGACCCAAAACAGGAAATCAATCAGCTCCAAGAGATTTTATGCAGCCCCTCTAAAAAAATAGGATTTCTTTTTGGTGCAGGAATCTCAATGAAAAAAACCGATGGTACTGACTTAATCATCGGAACAGATGGAATGACTTCCGCCGTGATAAGCGAATTTATCTCTCCGCAAAAAGAAGCGATTGAGCTGATTAAAACTGAAATTGAGACTGATAGTAAAAAATTCAACATAGAAACTTTACTTTCTAAAATTTCTGAAAAGGCAAGGGCGGCTGGCAGTGAAAAATTATGTGGACTGAAAAAGATCGAGTTGGAAAAATTACGAGATGATATAGAAAATGAAATAAGAGAGAAGGTGTCAGTCCACAATACTAGCCATCCATCTCATTCAGAGATTGAAAAAACAAATCACAATACATTTGCGAAATGGATTAAAAATGCGGATAGAGAATTTCCAGTGGAAATTTTTACTACAAACTATGATTATCTCTTGGAGCTTGCCCTTGAAAAACAGCAAATCCCATATTTTGATGGATTTGTCGGTAGTTATAAAGCATTTTTTTGCCCAGAATGGATTGAGGCAGACTCTCCAGTAAAAGATTGGGCAAAATTATGGAAGCTGCATGGCTCCCTTGGGTGGGAACAAAACGAGGTAAAGGAAATCGTTAGAACATCAGGGGTAAGTGGTAAGGCAATGATCTATCCATCGTTTTTAAAGTATGACCACTCAAAAAAACAGCCATACCTGAGTTACATGGACAGACTTTCTTATTTCTTGCGACAAGAGGATTCCGTTCTTTTTATTTGTGGCTATTCTTTCGGTGATGAGCATATCAACGAGATAATTCTGACATCACTTACGCGGTCACGTTCTTCGCATGTGTTTATATTCAAAAACAGTGAATTAGCAGAGAAAGATTTTTTATCTACAGAAATTGCACAAAAAAATTCCAAAGTGTCGGTTTATGCGAAAAGATCTGCCGTCATTGGTTGTAAATTTGGGGATTGGAGACTTGCTTCGAGAGAAGATCAGTTAGATTTTTATAAAGAAGACAAGCCAACAACAGCCAAAGATTGGGATGGTGGCGGAGAATTATCGCTAGGTGACTTTAAAGAATTCGCTGCTTTTTTATCAGAATTTTACAGAAAACATAATGCCCAAAAATAA
- a CDS encoding ATP-binding protein — translation MPKNNETFIGKVSSVTGSTLAIELDENIRSTLPIIDGVLYRVGQIGSFIRIPLGYVNLYGVITQAGSDAIPEKLVEQENMRGSRWIKATLIGEGIGKKFEKGVLKFPIADDEVHLVTKDDLELIYGGLDEAKSIAVGQVSASESLSARIDIDRFINRHCAILGSTGSGKSNTVSVILEAIATRKDKNGDDIKSTRILLIDPHGEYGEILSEYSQIFKVGADTSKQEKELIIPYWALPFQEFIKSFPGKLNEKQEEYIREKVLKKKIEASKNLNTAPKEEAITADSPIPFSVRQLWFELDDFERKTFKKDRITTTLDSANPGNAQNLKSNKYEPVGIGSSEPFLNNSAQGVLGFLTLMKNRLLDTRFRFLYELGNLTPALDGKIIGDLDTLIQEWVGAEKPITILDLSSIPSEIMGSISGSLLSIIYEFLYWGQNEDVGGRKTPILLVLEEAHNYLKSGENSIASRTVQKIAKEGRKYGSGLLLVTQRPSELDETVLSQCGSVIALRMTNSNDRGRIKNFVEDSLNELVELLPSLRTGEGLIMGECVKLPMRTKFSKAKESKSTDPLVSEQWKKDLPNAANYKKVLEFWRNNKFT, via the coding sequence ATGCCCAAAAATAATGAAACATTTATCGGTAAAGTTAGTAGCGTGACTGGTAGCACGCTTGCTATTGAGTTGGACGAAAATATTCGATCAACTCTTCCGATTATTGATGGTGTTTTGTATCGTGTTGGTCAAATAGGTTCTTTTATCAGGATTCCACTTGGTTATGTGAATCTGTATGGCGTCATTACCCAAGCTGGTTCTGATGCGATTCCTGAAAAATTAGTTGAACAAGAGAATATGCGAGGATCTCGCTGGATAAAAGCAACTCTGATTGGTGAAGGAATCGGTAAAAAATTTGAAAAAGGAGTTCTAAAATTTCCAATTGCCGATGACGAAGTGCATTTAGTTACAAAGGACGATCTCGAACTTATTTATGGAGGATTGGACGAAGCAAAATCAATTGCCGTTGGACAGGTGAGCGCATCTGAGAGTCTTTCTGCGAGAATCGACATTGATCGATTTATTAATCGACATTGCGCTATTTTAGGATCTACTGGAAGTGGAAAATCAAACACTGTTTCGGTTATCTTGGAGGCCATTGCGACAAGAAAAGATAAAAATGGGGATGACATAAAAAGCACAAGAATTCTTTTAATTGATCCTCATGGAGAATATGGAGAAATTCTGAGTGAATATAGCCAAATTTTTAAAGTTGGGGCAGATACTTCAAAACAAGAAAAAGAACTTATAATTCCATATTGGGCATTGCCTTTTCAGGAATTCATAAAAAGTTTTCCAGGTAAATTAAACGAAAAGCAGGAAGAATATATTCGGGAAAAAGTTTTAAAGAAAAAAATTGAGGCTTCTAAAAATCTAAATACCGCGCCAAAAGAGGAGGCGATTACGGCTGATAGTCCGATACCTTTTAGCGTTAGGCAGTTATGGTTTGAATTGGATGATTTTGAAAGGAAGACTTTCAAAAAAGACAGAATTACTACCACTCTAGATTCAGCTAATCCTGGAAATGCTCAAAACTTAAAATCTAATAAATACGAACCTGTTGGCATTGGGTCATCCGAGCCATTTTTAAACAACTCAGCACAGGGAGTCTTAGGATTTCTTACTTTAATGAAAAATCGACTTTTAGATACGCGGTTTAGATTTCTATATGAATTGGGTAATTTAACACCAGCGTTGGACGGGAAAATTATAGGCGATCTAGATACTCTCATTCAGGAGTGGGTAGGGGCAGAAAAACCAATAACGATTCTCGACCTCTCTAGTATCCCTTCGGAAATTATGGGATCAATCTCAGGTTCTTTGCTGTCGATTATTTATGAGTTTTTATACTGGGGGCAAAATGAGGATGTAGGTGGGCGTAAAACGCCTATATTGCTGGTCTTGGAAGAAGCCCATAATTACTTAAAATCAGGAGAAAATTCTATTGCCTCGCGTACTGTTCAGAAAATAGCAAAAGAGGGGCGTAAATATGGATCTGGTCTTTTACTTGTAACACAGCGACCGTCAGAATTGGATGAGACTGTTTTAAGTCAGTGCGGATCAGTTATCGCGTTACGAATGACAAACTCAAACGACCGAGGACGTATAAAAAATTTCGTTGAAGATTCTTTGAACGAATTAGTGGAGCTTTTGCCAAGTTTGAGAACTGGTGAGGGTTTAATCATGGGTGAGTGCGTAAAACTTCCAATGCGCACAAAGTTTAGTAAAGCAAAAGAATCCAAAAGCACAGATCCGCTCGTCTCCGAACAATGGAAGAAAGATTTGCCGAATGCAGCAAATTATAAAAAGGTGCTTGAATTTTGGCGTAATAACAAATTTACTTAA
- a CDS encoding KTSC domain-containing protein codes for MDRTPVSSSNIAAIGYDSDTETLEIEFLNGTLYEYRNVPQVIYDELMRAPSRGIYLNKEIRNAYPYSKIG; via the coding sequence ATGGATAGAACTCCAGTCTCATCATCGAACATAGCCGCCATTGGCTATGATTCAGATACGGAAACTTTAGAAATAGAGTTTCTGAATGGCACCTTGTATGAATATAGAAATGTTCCTCAGGTTATTTATGATGAGTTAATGCGTGCCCCATCTCGCGGAATATACCTTAATAAAGAAATTAGGAATGCCTATCCCTACTCAAAAATAGGTTAA
- a CDS encoding DUF5652 family protein: protein MNRCMELGGPGGSPECLHALWPFIIPLVLWSLFWKGLALWHAGRKGQPWWFVILLVVNTLGILEIIYLFLVLKIKLEKLFKK, encoded by the coding sequence ATGAATAGATGTATGGAATTGGGCGGACCTGGTGGCTCTCCAGAATGTCTGCATGCTCTTTGGCCGTTCATAATCCCCCTGGTGCTGTGGAGTCTTTTTTGGAAAGGACTCGCGCTCTGGCACGCCGGCAGAAAAGGTCAACCGTGGTGGTTCGTGATTCTGCTGGTGGTCAATACGCTCGGCATTCTCGAAATTATTTATCTTTTCTTGGTTCTCAAAATCAAGCTTGAGAAGCTTTTCAAGAAGTAG
- the pbpC gene encoding penicillin-binding protein 1C, producing MKLKKSWFVLGIALTLLVALFCWPLPGNLTNPALREPTQILARDGQLLYSLRSADYGAQDKIALPDIPPTIVAALLATEDRDFYSHPGISLRGILRAAYLNFQAGRIVAGGSTLTQQLVRNRLQPEHRGYCYKIQEAYFALRLERQLSKSEILESYLNTAYFGHQAYGISAAAQIYLGKQVGELSLAESALLIGLLQSPVNLDPFVNPEAAQARQQTVLTALRETDKISADEFTSATAEPLRLAADKIKMHAPHFIAWLQQNYAEELQAGVKIETTLDLELQSEIELIVTNELAKLADKNVTDAAVVVLDAHTGELLALLGSADYWDTENNGQVNVAVAPRQPGSALKPFTYALALAAGETAATTVADIETQFFTQEGNPYIPRNYDYGYHGLVRYREALANSYNIAAVKVLEKVGVEKLLNLLRAAGITTLKQEPEFYGLALTLGDGEVRLLELAQAYGIFARGGVTLPLQVFQTAPAQSGTPILDARVAWLITDMLADQNARLPEFGENSPLSFDFPVAAKTGTTRNSRDNWTLGFTPDRIVGVWVGNADNSPMRGTSGVTGAGPIFHEVMLAATRGLPPHNFARPAGIIPTTICRLSGKLPTEYCPQTILESFSAGTEPRVPDDIFQPVVLDQRNGLLGKGCPAETTETKVFAIFPLELQKWARENGWTEPPRLHSPLCQAPASTATEPSLTITKPNIHDSFELDPLVPDTDEKIIFEARAAADVSSVEWFIDGASIGTALAPDYRTEWQPKVGQHTATARSGELSSQVKFEVLE from the coding sequence ATGAAACTCAAGAAAAGTTGGTTCGTTCTCGGAATAGCGCTGACCTTGCTGGTGGCGCTATTCTGCTGGCCGCTACCCGGCAATCTGACGAATCCAGCCCTGCGTGAACCGACGCAGATTCTCGCTCGTGATGGTCAGCTGCTTTATTCCCTGCGCAGTGCTGATTATGGCGCGCAGGACAAAATCGCGCTGCCGGATATTCCACCGACAATTGTCGCCGCACTGCTCGCGACAGAAGACCGCGATTTTTACAGTCATCCGGGCATAAGTCTGCGTGGGATTCTGCGCGCGGCGTATTTGAATTTCCAAGCGGGACGCATCGTCGCGGGCGGCAGCACTCTTACGCAGCAGCTCGTGCGCAATCGTCTGCAGCCGGAGCACCGTGGTTATTGTTACAAAATTCAAGAAGCTTATTTCGCGCTGCGCCTGGAGCGACAGCTGAGCAAGTCCGAAATTTTAGAAAGTTATCTCAATACGGCTTACTTCGGTCATCAGGCTTACGGCATCAGCGCAGCGGCGCAAATTTATCTCGGCAAGCAAGTCGGCGAACTCAGTCTGGCAGAATCAGCTTTACTGATTGGACTGCTGCAGTCGCCGGTGAATCTCGATCCATTCGTGAATCCTGAGGCGGCCCAAGCGCGGCAACAAACTGTACTCACGGCTCTACGCGAGACGGACAAAATTTCTGCCGACGAATTCACCAGTGCCACTGCTGAACCGCTCAGACTCGCCGCCGACAAAATTAAAATGCACGCACCGCATTTCATCGCTTGGCTGCAGCAAAATTACGCTGAGGAATTGCAAGCTGGCGTTAAAATTGAAACGACGCTTGACCTCGAGCTCCAAAGCGAAATCGAGTTGATCGTCACAAACGAACTTGCGAAATTAGCCGACAAAAATGTCACGGACGCGGCAGTGGTCGTGCTCGATGCACACACGGGTGAATTACTCGCGCTGCTTGGTTCGGCGGATTATTGGGACACGGAAAACAATGGTCAAGTGAATGTCGCGGTCGCGCCTCGCCAACCCGGTTCCGCGCTCAAGCCTTTCACTTACGCGCTCGCGCTCGCGGCAGGGGAGACGGCAGCCACGACCGTCGCTGACATCGAGACGCAATTCTTCACGCAGGAAGGCAATCCCTACATTCCGCGCAATTACGATTACGGTTACCACGGACTGGTGCGCTACCGCGAGGCACTCGCGAATTCCTACAACATCGCCGCAGTCAAAGTCCTCGAAAAAGTCGGCGTCGAAAAATTATTAAACTTGCTGAGAGCTGCCGGCATCACGACGCTCAAACAAGAGCCGGAATTTTACGGTCTAGCACTGACGCTCGGCGACGGCGAAGTCCGCCTGCTGGAATTGGCGCAGGCGTATGGCATCTTCGCGCGCGGCGGTGTGACTCTGCCGCTGCAAGTTTTTCAGACCGCACCCGCTCAGTCCGGCACGCCAATTCTCGATGCGCGCGTCGCTTGGCTCATCACCGACATGCTCGCGGATCAAAACGCGCGCCTGCCCGAATTCGGCGAAAATTCGCCACTCTCTTTCGATTTCCCGGTCGCTGCCAAGACAGGCACGACGCGCAATTCGCGCGACAATTGGACGCTCGGCTTCACACCCGACCGCATTGTCGGAGTCTGGGTCGGCAATGCGGACAATTCTCCCATGCGCGGAACTTCCGGTGTCACGGGCGCAGGTCCGATTTTTCACGAAGTCATGCTCGCGGCGACGCGCGGCCTGCCGCCGCACAATTTCGCGCGACCAGCCGGAATCATTCCGACGACGATTTGCCGTCTGTCCGGGAAATTACCGACGGAGTATTGTCCGCAGACAATTCTGGAATCTTTCAGCGCCGGCACCGAACCCCGAGTTCCGGATGACATTTTTCAGCCAGTCGTGCTTGACCAGCGCAACGGACTGCTCGGCAAGGGTTGTCCGGCAGAAACGACTGAGACGAAAGTGTTCGCGATTTTTCCGCTCGAATTACAGAAGTGGGCGCGTGAAAACGGCTGGACAGAACCGCCGCGCCTGCATTCACCACTCTGCCAGGCTCCGGCATCCACTGCCACCGAGCCAAGTCTCACGATTACTAAACCAAATATCCACGACAGTTTTGAGCTGGACCCGCTCGTGCCCGACACTGACGAAAAAATTATTTTCGAAGCGCGCGCAGCGGCAGATGTCAGCAGTGTGGAGTGGTTCATTGACGGCGCTTCCATTGGTACCGCTCTAGCACCCGACTACCGCACCGAATGGCAGCCCAAAGTCGGTCAGCACACGGCGACTGCGCGTTCGGGCGAGCTCTCCAGTCAGGTCAAATTCGAGGTTCTGGAGTGA